The Juglans regia cultivar Chandler chromosome 2, Walnut 2.0, whole genome shotgun sequence genome includes a window with the following:
- the LOC109001432 gene encoding light-harvesting complex-like protein 3 isotype 2, chloroplastic: MSVSMALFSPPTHPPSFSPSIPLKPHLTLKPHLSLGPLKTSVFLLSAARASADNGAGTSASAATALEPDADLKISKPPKAVFQKDESTAGANGSLGATEAGEVEVVSKFEDTRWIGGTWDLKKFEKDGKPDWDAVIDAEARRRKWLQNNPESSSNDDPIIFDTSIIPWWAWMKRFHLPEAELLNGRAAMIGFFMTYLVDSLTGVGLVDQMNNFFCKTLLFISVVGVLLIRKNEDLENLKKLLEETTFYDKQWQATWQDETPGSSRN, translated from the exons ATGTCCGTTTCCATGGCCTTGTTTTCTCCTCCAACCCACCCTCCATCCTTCTCTCCCTCTATACCCCTCAAACCCCACCTCACCCTTAAACCTCATCTTTCTCTCGGACCACTCAAGACTTCCGTCTTCCTCCTCTCCGCCGCTAGGGCCTCAGCGGACAATGGAGCTGGAACTTCGGCCTCGGCTGCCACTGCACTTGAACCAGATGCAGACCTGAAGATCTCTAAACCTCCAAAAGCGGTGTTTCAGAAGGATGAGAGCACTGCTGGAGCCAATGGGTCTTTGGGGGCGACGGAAGCAGGGGAAGTTGAGGTGGTGAGTAAGTTTGAGGACACCAGATGGATTGGAGGGACTTGGGACTtgaagaagtttgagaaagatGGAAAGCCCGACTGGGATGCAGTTATTGACGCTG aagctAGGAGGAGAAAATGGCTTCAAAATAATCCAGAATCATCCAGTAATGATGACCCAATAATTTTTGACACATCCATCATACCTTGGTGGGCATGGATGAAAAGGTTCCATCTACCTGAAGCCGAACTACTTAATG GCCGTGCTGCAATGATAGGCTTCTTCATGACTTATCTGGTTGATAGCTTGACTGGGGTAGGTTTGGTTGACCAAATGAACAACTTCTTCTGTAAAACTCTATTGTTTATATCTGTTGTTGGAGTTCTTCTGATCCGGAAGAATGAGGATTTAGAAAACTTAAAGAAGCTGCTGGAAGAGACAACCTTCTATGACAAGCAATGGCAAGCAACCTGGCAGGACGAGACGCCTGGCAGTTCCAGGAATTGA